The following are from one region of the Fusarium verticillioides 7600 chromosome 1, whole genome shotgun sequence genome:
- a CDS encoding phospho-2-dehydro-3-deoxyheptonate aldolase gives MASSSSAGWEPSSWRSKPIKQSPNYPDAEPLAKAVEELTQLPPLVHPNEIIALKAHLRDVAQGNAFLLQGGDCAELFDYCRQGPIESKIKLLLQMSVVLIWGTNKRVVRIGRMAGQYAKPRSSPTEMVDGKEVPSFKGDIINGFRLEDREIDPNRLVKAYHHSAATLNYIRAALASGIADLHRPLDWGLGHVRDPELKEKYSAIASSIQQTLRFLQVINARPGELDSVELFTSHEGLLLDYEQSLTRLLEKPTARTSSPTPAADDGEKKEYYDTSAHFIWIGDRTRQIDHAHVEFFRGIANPIGIKVGPTTPASDLLSLLRTLNPSREPGKITLITRYGAAKVRDLLPTHIRAVEDSEYRRTVVWQCDPMHGNTLSTPTGIKTRRFGDIYRELEETLRIHKEEGSNLGGMHLELTGDAVTECLGGSEGLDEDDLSTNYTSFCDPRLNEKQALELAFLVADHFSRENKARSA, from the coding sequence ATggcttcgtcttcatctgccGGCTGGGAACCCTCCTCCTGGCGCTCAAAGCCCATTAAGCAATCTCCCAATTACCCTGATGCAGAGCCTCTAGCTAAAGCTGTTGAGGAACTGACCcaacttcctcctctggTCCATCCCAACGAGATCATTGCTCTCAAAGCTCACCTTCGCGATGTCGCACAAGGAAATGCTTTCCTTCTCCAAGGTGGTGATTGTGCAGAGCTCTTTGACTACTGTCGTCAAGGCCCTATTGAGAGCAAGATCAAATTGCTATTGCAAATGAGTGTTGTTCTCATTTGGGGGACCAACAAGAGAGTTGTGCGTATTGGTCGAATGGCTGGACAGTATGCAAAGCCGAGATCTAGTCCTActgagatggttgatggaaaggaagtCCCTAGTTTCAAGggcgacatcatcaatggcttccgCCTTGAAGATCGAGAGATCGATCCCAACCGCCTTGTGAAGGCCTACCACCACTCCGCTGCGACCCTCAACTACATCCGTGCCGCTCTCGCCTCTGGCATCGCTGATCTTCATCGGCCTCTCGACTGGGGTCTCGGGCATGTGAGAGACCCGGAACTCAAGGAGAAGTACTCAGCCATTGCTTCAAGTATTCAGCAGACCCTGCGCTTCCTGCAGGTCATCAATGCTCGTCCCGGGGAGCTTGATTCCGTCGAGCTTTTCACCAGCCACGAAggtcttctccttgactaTGAGCAGTCTTTGACTCGCTTGCTTGAGAAACCTACCgcaagaacctcaagcccTACTCCTGCAGCTGACGAcggcgagaagaaggagtaCTATGATACCTCTGCGCATTTCATCTGGATTGGTGACCGTACTCGCCAGATCGATCATGCCCACGTCGAGTTCTTCCGCGGGATTGCCAACCCAATTGGTATCAAAGTCGGTCCTACAACACCAGCTTCAGACCTCCTTTCTCTCCTACGCACGCTGAACCCTTCTCGCGAGCCTGGCAAGATCACCCTCATCACTCGTTACGGTGCTGCCAAGGTGCGCGATCTCCTCCCCACACATATTCGCGCGGTTGAGGACTCCGAGTACCGTCGCACGGTTGTCTGGCAATGCGACCCTATGCACGGCAACACACTATCCACACCCACAGGCATCAAGACACGCCGTTTCGGCGATATCTACcgtgagcttgaggagacACTACGCATTCACAAAGAGGAGGGTAGCAACCTTGGTGGTATGCACCTCGAGCTCACTGGCGATGCTGTTACAGAGTGTTTGGGTGGCAGTGAGGGAttggatgaggatgatttgTCGACAAACTACACTAGTTTCTGTGACCCAAGACTCAACGAGAAGCAGGCCCTCGAGTTGGCTTTCCTGGTCGCTGATCATTTCTCTAGAGAGAATAAGGCACGATCGGCCTGA